A DNA window from Anastrepha obliqua isolate idAnaObli1 chromosome 5, idAnaObli1_1.0, whole genome shotgun sequence contains the following coding sequences:
- the LOC129247099 gene encoding engulfment and cell motility protein 1: MIPKKALVKDAHIVKIAVELENHLPQLINLDQRQPLTGKIQEICSCWGIVDPENYALQFCDVNNQKYVTEKNRNEIKNGSVLRLQYSPSKTANDTLESLRSGSTVEKTKCLKQLATLSKDHTFAMEFIKEQGLGIIINMIEDHAQKDDDILKYSLASFVELMEHDTISWEILQSTFVQRNIYIVCNFQDFPKECTQSALSNLENIVQNSSKYVLVEKEVTLQDLLHLLQDANSATIQQNAIALINALFMKADEARKRQIAHTISAKPFRLALIGNTSGRQMEMTHQLYVLQTLTLGLLEQRMRMKMNAQDQDAHEKIKELRRIAFDDYSGQMGLSDEQLRRGGGGSGGGNVNFSQFYKKLGFKCDINPAQDFIETPPGILALDCMVYFARTYTQQYTKIVHENSCRADEHECPFGRTSIELVKVLCDILRIGEPPAEQSADFQPMFFTHDHPFEEFFCICIITLNRTWKDMRATAEDFQKVFSVVREQITRTLKERPENLEEFRAKIAMLTYQTITNLRQQERTSKEECDSTASAIVKLKEKISPHILDLIKQQRLSYLVEGTRFSKYSRGTRSKDKFWYARLSPNHKVIHYGDCDEKTVPTLEELTNKVAVIDIKQLLEGKECPHMKEMRTRKNAGNLAFSITLDSMENTTLDFVAPDETTFHYWTDGINALLGQEMASKQKKEDFDTLLSMEIKLRLLDTEGVDISKDPPPIPEDPENYDFCFES, encoded by the exons ATGATTCCAAAAAAAGCGCTAGTGAAGGATGCGCACATTGTAAAAATCGCCGTGGAGTTGGAGAACCATTTGCCGCAGTTAATAAATTTGGACCAACGACAACCTTTAACAg GTAAAATACAAGAAATCTGCAGTTGTTGGGGTATTGTTGATCCGGAGAACTATGCCTTGCAGTTTTGTGatgtaaataatcagaaatatgtgacagaaaaaaatcgcaatgaaattaaaaacggTTCAGTGTTGCGGTTGCAGTACTCCCCGTCGAAAACTGCAAATGATACGCTGGAATCATTGCGAAGCGGTTCAACAGTGGAAAAGACGAAATGCTTAAAACAGCTCGCCACCCTTAGCAAAGATCACACTTTCGCTATGGAATTTATAAAAGAGCAGGGTCTGGGTATTATCATAAATATGATCGAAGATCATGCACAAAAAGATGACGATATACTCAAATACAGCCTGGCCAGCTTTGTAGAACTAATGGAGCATGATACAATTTCGTGGGAAATACTGCAAAGTACATTTGTGCAACGCAACATTTACATAGTCTGTAATTTTCAAGATTTCCCCAAAGAATGCACCCAAAGTGCGCTTTCCAATTTAGAGAATATTGTGCAAAATAGCAGCAAGTACGTGCTAGTCGAAAAGGAGGTCACTTTGCAAGATCTGCTACATTTACTTCAAGATGCCAACTCGGCCACAATTCAGCAGAATGCCATTGCGCTAATCAACGCATTGTTCATGAAAGCCGATGAGGCACGCAAACGGCAAATTGCGCATACAATTAGCGCCAAGCCATTCCGGTTGGCATTGATTGGCAATACTTCGGGGCGTCAAATGGAGATGACACACCAATTGTACGTTTTGCAAACACTTACTTTGGGTTTGTTAGAGCAAAGAATGCGCATGAAAATGAATGCACAAGATCAGGATGCacatgaaaaaatcaaagaattgCGACGTATTGCATTTGATGATTATTCCGGGCAAATGGGCTTGAGTGATGAGCAGTTGCGTCGCGGTGGTGGAGGTTCGGGTGGAGGTAATGTGAACTTTTCGCAATTCTACAAAAAACTCGGTTTCAAATGTGATATAAATCCGGCTCAAGATTTCATTGAAACGCCACCAG GTATTTTAGCTTTGGATTGTATGGTCTACTTTGCACGCACCTATACGCAACAGTATACCAAAATCGTGCATGAGAACTCGTGTCGCGCTGACGAGCATGAATGCCCTTTCGGTCGTACTTCTATTGAGCTGGTAAAGGTACTCTGCGATATATTACGCATTGGTGAACCACCAGCCGAACAATCTGCAGACTTTCAACCAATGTTTTTCACGCATGACCATCCGTTCGAGGAAttcttttgcatttgcattATAACGCTAAATCGTACATGGAAAGACATGCGTGCTACGGCGGAAGATTTTCAAAAGGTGTTCAGCGTTGTGCGTGAACAAATAACACGCACACTAAAGGAACGTCCGGAGAATCTGGAAGAGTTTCGTGCAAAAATTGCTATGCTTACTTATCAAACTATCACTAACTTACGTCAACAGGAACGCACATCAAAAGAGGAATGCGATTCAACAGCATCGGCTATTGTTAAGTTGAAAGAAAAGATTTCACCACATATACTCGATCTAATCAAACAACAACGGCTCTCTTACTTGGTAGAAG GTACACGATTTTCGAAATACTCACGCGGCACACGTTCCAAAGACAAGTTTTGGTATGCTCGGCTCTCGCCTAATCATAAAGTCATACACTATGGTGATTGTGATGAAAAAACTGTGCCAACGCTTGAGGAGCTCACCAACAAAGTAGCTGTTATCGATATTAAGCAACTACTGGAGGGCAAAGAATGCCCGCATATGAAGGAAATGCGTACACGCAAAAATGCCGGCAATTTGGCTTTCTCCATTACGTTGGATAGCATGGAGAATACAACTTTAGACTTTGTAGCCCCCGATGAGACTACATTTCATTACTGGACAGATGGTATAAATGCTCTGCTAGGTCAGGAAATGGCCAGCAAACAGAAGAAAGAAGACTTTGATACCCTACTATCAATGGAAATCAAATTGCGATTACTGGATACCGAAGGCGTAGACATTAGCAAAGATCCGCCGCCAATACCTGAGGACCcagaaaattatgatttttgtttCGAGAGCTAG